A single window of Pontibacillus chungwhensis DNA harbors:
- the pepF gene encoding oligoendopeptidase F has protein sequence MAKELPKRDEIPEERTWRLEDIFSTDEAWNEEFEAVKQLTPKIKEYKGKLHESADTLYDLLKLQDEVANRVGKLFTYAHMRYDQDTTNSHYQDMNTRAESLLTQVGSAMSYIDPEILAMEEGTVEKFLSEKEELKLYEHALNEITRARPHTLSEKEEELLAQASEVMSNPQQTFGMLNNADLTFPTLTDEDGNEVDLTHGRYIRFLKSKDRSVRKQAFEAMYDTYGNFKNTFSSTLSGVVKKHNFSANVRNYDSARQAALDSNNIPEKVYDNLVEAVNDRLPALHRYVELRKEILDLEDVHMYDLYADLVQDVDMDIPYEEAQETVLKGLAPLGEEYTDIIQEGYKNRWIDVDENKGKRSGAYSSGTYGTNPYILMNWQNNLNNLFTLAHELGHSMHSYYTTSTQPYRYGNYSIFVAEVASTANEALLNDYLLQNTTDEKRKLYLLNHFLEGFRGTVFRQTQFAEFEHDIHVRAQNGEALTADRLTELYHDLNEKYFGKNVVVDDDIGLEWARIPHFYYNYYVYQYATGYSAATALASQILKEGEPAVDRFKGFLKAGSSDFPIEVLKQAGVDMTSKEPIEAALDVFEEKLAEFEKLIKQK, from the coding sequence TTGGCTAAAGAACTACCAAAACGAGACGAAATTCCAGAGGAACGAACCTGGAGACTCGAAGATATATTTTCAACCGATGAAGCTTGGAATGAAGAATTTGAGGCAGTTAAGCAGTTAACTCCTAAAATCAAAGAGTATAAAGGTAAATTACACGAATCTGCAGATACGTTATATGATCTTCTGAAATTACAAGATGAAGTGGCGAATCGTGTAGGGAAGCTATTTACATATGCGCACATGCGTTATGATCAGGACACGACGAATTCTCACTATCAAGATATGAACACGAGAGCAGAAAGTTTACTGACTCAAGTGGGTAGTGCGATGAGTTATATTGACCCAGAGATTCTTGCGATGGAAGAAGGAACAGTGGAGAAGTTCCTTAGTGAAAAAGAAGAGCTTAAGTTGTATGAGCATGCACTAAATGAAATTACACGTGCGCGCCCTCATACTCTTTCTGAGAAAGAAGAAGAACTTCTGGCTCAAGCTTCTGAGGTGATGTCGAATCCTCAACAAACGTTTGGCATGTTAAATAATGCTGACCTTACTTTCCCGACGCTTACAGATGAGGATGGAAATGAAGTCGACCTTACTCATGGTCGTTACATTCGTTTCTTAAAATCTAAGGATCGTTCTGTCCGTAAGCAGGCGTTTGAAGCGATGTATGACACCTACGGGAACTTCAAGAATACGTTCTCCTCAACATTAAGTGGAGTAGTGAAGAAGCATAATTTCAGTGCGAATGTACGTAATTATGATTCCGCACGTCAGGCTGCGCTAGATTCTAATAACATCCCTGAAAAGGTATATGACAACCTTGTAGAAGCAGTGAACGACCGTCTTCCTGCTTTACATCGTTATGTAGAGCTACGCAAAGAGATTTTAGATTTAGAAGATGTTCATATGTACGATCTTTATGCTGACCTTGTGCAGGACGTAGATATGGATATTCCTTACGAAGAAGCCCAAGAGACGGTACTAAAAGGACTGGCGCCGTTAGGGGAAGAGTATACGGACATTATCCAAGAAGGGTACAAAAATCGCTGGATTGATGTGGATGAGAACAAAGGAAAGCGTAGTGGCGCTTATTCATCCGGTACCTATGGAACAAACCCGTATATCCTAATGAACTGGCAGAATAACTTAAATAACTTGTTTACACTCGCGCATGAATTAGGCCACTCGATGCATAGTTACTATACAACGAGTACTCAACCTTACCGTTATGGAAATTACTCGATTTTCGTGGCTGAGGTAGCTTCTACTGCAAATGAAGCTTTATTAAATGATTACTTGCTACAGAATACAACAGACGAAAAGCGGAAACTCTATTTGCTTAACCACTTCCTCGAAGGATTCCGTGGTACGGTCTTCCGTCAGACACAGTTCGCTGAATTTGAGCATGATATTCATGTACGTGCGCAGAACGGAGAAGCATTAACTGCTGATCGTTTAACAGAACTATACCATGACTTAAATGAGAAATACTTTGGAAAGAATGTAGTTGTAGACGACGACATCGGTCTTGAGTGGGCCCGTATCCCTCACTTCTACTACAACTACTACGTATATCAATACGCAACAGGATACTCTGCCGCTACAGCATTAGCTTCTCAGATCTTAAAAGAAGGAGAACCAGCCGTTGATCGCTTTAAAGGATTCCTAAAAGCCGGTAGCAGCGACTTCCCGATTGAAGTTCTGAAGCAAGCAGGGGTAGATATGACTTCTAAAGAACCAATAGAAGCAGCTCTTGATGTCTTTGAAGAAAAACTTGCAGAATTTGAGAAGTTAATCAAGCAAAAATAA
- the mgtE gene encoding magnesium transporter, whose protein sequence is MEYLEDHERRELWDNIQDALFNDQIDQFRAEFLEIHPYDQAKIFEEQTQDVRMQIYTYLSPEEIAEVMEHIDVDDIEEYFTEMDPRFAAQILAEISTDDAADILNELDKNQVASFLTIMDKESAADIKELLYYEEKTAGSIMTTEFVVVRANQTVREAMLHLKKEAPDAETIYYVFVIDEDKHLVGVISLRDLIIAEEDWYISEVMSDRVVSVQVGEDQEDVAQLMRDYDFLALPVVDFQDHMLGIITVDDVMDVMEEEASDDYSKLAGVSDLDRPDENAFAAAKKRLPWLVILLFLGMMTASLIGRFEETLNQVAILAVFIPLIAGMAGNTGTQALAVAVRGLATGEHEKEGIIKLVFREAGTGLITGLTCGVLVTFIVYFWQGDFYLGLLVGISIMSTLIVATLAGALVPLLMHKLNVDPAVASGPFITTINDIISILIYFGMATTFLRLHLLIS, encoded by the coding sequence ATGGAATATCTTGAAGACCATGAACGACGTGAACTATGGGACAACATTCAAGATGCATTATTTAACGACCAAATTGACCAATTCCGAGCTGAATTTTTAGAAATTCACCCTTACGACCAGGCAAAAATCTTTGAAGAGCAAACGCAAGATGTACGGATGCAGATCTATACGTATCTATCTCCTGAAGAGATTGCTGAAGTCATGGAGCATATTGATGTGGATGATATTGAAGAATACTTCACAGAGATGGACCCACGCTTCGCCGCTCAAATCTTAGCTGAGATCTCTACGGATGATGCAGCAGATATCTTAAATGAGCTGGATAAAAACCAAGTAGCGAGCTTCCTGACGATCATGGATAAGGAATCAGCTGCGGATATTAAAGAACTCCTGTATTATGAAGAGAAAACGGCTGGTAGTATCATGACGACTGAATTCGTTGTGGTAAGAGCCAATCAAACGGTACGCGAAGCGATGCTTCATCTGAAAAAAGAAGCTCCCGACGCTGAGACCATTTATTATGTATTCGTTATAGATGAAGACAAGCATTTAGTTGGAGTTATATCCTTAAGAGACCTTATTATAGCAGAAGAAGATTGGTATATTTCTGAAGTTATGAGTGACCGAGTCGTGTCGGTGCAAGTCGGAGAGGACCAGGAAGATGTGGCTCAACTTATGCGCGACTATGACTTCTTGGCCCTTCCGGTTGTAGATTTTCAAGATCATATGCTAGGCATTATTACAGTCGATGACGTCATGGACGTTATGGAAGAAGAAGCAAGCGATGACTACTCGAAGCTTGCCGGTGTATCTGACTTGGATCGACCAGATGAGAATGCATTCGCGGCCGCTAAGAAAAGGTTACCATGGCTTGTCATCTTATTATTCTTAGGGATGATGACCGCAAGCCTGATCGGCCGATTTGAAGAGACCTTAAATCAAGTAGCCATATTAGCGGTCTTCATTCCGCTTATTGCCGGTATGGCAGGTAATACAGGAACACAGGCATTGGCTGTTGCTGTTCGAGGACTTGCAACGGGCGAACATGAGAAAGAAGGAATCATTAAGCTCGTCTTCAGGGAAGCTGGAACAGGTTTGATCACCGGTCTTACGTGCGGTGTCCTTGTTACGTTTATCGTGTATTTCTGGCAAGGTGATTTCTATCTCGGGTTACTCGTTGGCATTTCGATTATGTCGACTCTCATTGTCGCAACGCTTGCGGGTGCATTAGTTCCATTACTCATGCACAAGTTAAACGTCGACCCTGCTGTAGCTTCGGGTCCATTTATTACGACGATTAACGATATTATATCAATCTTAATCTATTTCGGTATGGCAACAACGTTTCTACGTTTACATTTATTGATTTCTTAG
- a CDS encoding RluA family pseudouridine synthase: MKYIVDQQHDGMLVRDYLYHVRAFSRRMIKVIKYDEGILLNNSAVTVRARVRAGDELFIQFPPEERGPHLAPVHKPISILYEDEDVVVLNKPAALATIPSVHHLNDTLANRLMAYYDDHQIPFTFHVVTRLDRDTSGIVLVAKNRFVHSLLAKVQEEGAVRRTYHAIVEGHLDEGKGTIDASIDRAPGSIIERCVTDTGKRAITHYEVVKKQRDTTLVKVRLETGRTHQIRVHFDYIGHSLRGDPLYNGVNVGIERHALHCSSIQFPLPSTGEEVCIEAPLPPDMESLIKV, translated from the coding sequence ATGAAGTATATAGTTGACCAGCAGCACGACGGAATGCTCGTACGCGATTATTTATATCACGTACGAGCATTTTCTCGTCGTATGATTAAAGTCATTAAATATGACGAAGGCATTCTTTTAAATAACTCCGCTGTTACAGTCCGGGCGAGAGTGAGGGCAGGGGATGAGCTGTTCATTCAATTCCCTCCTGAAGAGCGAGGCCCACACCTGGCTCCTGTTCATAAACCGATCTCGATCTTGTATGAAGATGAAGATGTTGTAGTCCTAAATAAACCAGCTGCTCTTGCCACAATCCCATCTGTTCATCATTTGAATGATACGTTAGCAAACAGACTGATGGCGTATTACGATGACCATCAGATTCCATTTACATTCCATGTTGTAACACGTCTCGACCGTGATACCTCGGGCATTGTGCTTGTAGCGAAGAATAGGTTTGTGCATTCTCTCTTAGCTAAAGTACAAGAAGAAGGAGCGGTAAGAAGGACTTATCATGCAATTGTCGAAGGCCACCTAGACGAGGGCAAGGGGACAATTGATGCTTCCATTGACAGAGCGCCAGGCTCCATTATTGAAAGGTGTGTAACGGATACCGGGAAACGGGCCATTACCCATTATGAAGTAGTAAAAAAGCAGCGTGACACAACATTGGTAAAAGTCCGCTTAGAGACAGGACGAACCCACCAAATCCGTGTCCATTTTGATTACATTGGTCATTCGTTGCGTGGTGATCCGTTATATAATGGCGTGAACGTGGGAATAGAGCGACATGCATTGCATTGTAGCTCTATTCAGTTTCCATTACCCTCGACCGGTGAAGAGGTGTGTATAGAGGCCCCTTTACCACCAGATATGGAATCCTTAATAAAGGTTTGA
- the prpE gene encoding bis(5'-nucleosyl)-tetraphosphatase PrpE has product MKKLDCIGDVHGCYDELIELFTKLGYSTTGKVPRHPEGRIPVFVGDLTDRGPASLDVIRLVYRMVVVEKMAKYVPGNHCNKLYRFFKGNPVKHKHGLETTVAEYEALSKDEQRIVKDQFITLYEESPLYLEDPEANVVIAHAGIREDMIGKSFQNKKVRTFVLYGDVTGEFDENGMPVRRDWAADYEGGQWIVYGHTPVREPRFKHKTVNIDTGCVFGGALTCFRLPEEEIRSVPSKQPEVPEKFRSFDD; this is encoded by the coding sequence ATGAAAAAACTAGATTGCATAGGTGATGTGCATGGTTGTTATGATGAACTGATTGAATTATTTACTAAACTAGGTTATTCCACCACGGGCAAGGTTCCTCGTCACCCTGAGGGTCGGATTCCTGTTTTTGTCGGGGATCTTACGGACAGAGGGCCTGCTTCTCTTGATGTAATTCGGCTTGTGTATCGGATGGTGGTAGTGGAGAAAATGGCGAAATATGTCCCGGGAAATCACTGCAATAAGTTGTACCGCTTTTTTAAGGGGAATCCTGTGAAGCATAAGCATGGGTTGGAAACGACTGTGGCTGAGTATGAAGCTCTTTCGAAGGATGAACAAAGAATCGTTAAAGATCAGTTTATTACGCTTTATGAGGAGTCGCCATTGTATCTTGAAGATCCTGAGGCGAATGTGGTGATTGCTCATGCGGGGATTCGTGAGGATATGATTGGGAAATCGTTTCAGAATAAAAAGGTGCGTACTTTTGTTTTATATGGTGACGTTACTGGAGAGTTTGATGAAAATGGGATGCCCGTTAGACGAGACTGGGCCGCTGATTATGAAGGGGGACAGTGGATTGTATATGGGCATACACCTGTCAGAGAACCTCGGTTCAAACATAAGACGGTGAATATCGATACCGGTTGTGTGTTTGGGGGAGCTTTGACGTGTTTCCGTTTACCTGAAGAAGAGATTAGAAGCGTTCCCTCTAAACAGCCTGAAGTCCCTGAGAAATTCCGTTCCTTTGATGATTAA
- a CDS encoding GTP pyrophosphokinase — translation MNWETFLAPYRQAVDELKVKLKGMRAQYEYGAMHSPIEFVTGRVKPITSILDKTRKKDIPYANLEDEIQDIAGIRVVCQFVDDIYTVVNMIRKRNDFDILEEKDYITKKKESGYRSYHIIIEYPVETIEGEKKLLAEIQIRTLAMNFWATNEHSLNYKYSGQIPAEVKSRLKNASEAAFRLDEEMSKIKSEIQEAQAIFRQKHDQNDNDDDS, via the coding sequence TTGAATTGGGAAACGTTTTTAGCCCCGTACAGACAAGCAGTTGACGAGCTAAAGGTAAAATTAAAGGGAATGAGGGCACAGTATGAGTATGGTGCGATGCATTCTCCGATTGAGTTCGTCACAGGTAGGGTAAAACCTATTACTAGCATCCTTGATAAAACGCGAAAAAAGGATATTCCATATGCGAATCTCGAAGACGAAATTCAGGATATAGCCGGTATTCGTGTCGTTTGCCAGTTTGTAGATGATATTTACACGGTTGTGAATATGATTAGAAAACGAAATGACTTCGATATTTTAGAGGAAAAAGACTATATTACGAAGAAAAAAGAGAGTGGTTACAGATCGTATCATATTATTATTGAGTACCCTGTTGAAACCATCGAAGGGGAAAAGAAGCTCCTTGCAGAGATTCAGATCCGTACATTGGCTATGAATTTTTGGGCTACAAATGAGCATTCGTTAAACTATAAATATAGTGGTCAAATTCCAGCAGAAGTAAAGAGTCGTCTAAAAAACGCTTCTGAAGCCGCATTTCGATTAGATGAAGAAATGTCAAAAATAAAAAGCGAGATCCAGGAAGCGCAGGCGATCTTCCGCCAGAAGCACGATCAAAATGATAACGATGATGATTCCTAA
- a CDS encoding NAD kinase yields the protein MKFAILSKGDSASDEFLSKMKNYLTEFNLELDHDEPDLVISIGGDGTLLEAFHTYIHRLEETAFIGVHTGHLGFYADWMPKELEKLIIEIARTPFQVVEYPLLEIIIRPKGDQPEDKYLALNECSVKTAEGSVVLDVEIKGEHFETFRGDGLCISTPSGSTAYNKALGGAIIHPSLEAIQIAEMASINNRVFRTIGSPLILPKHHTAMLKPQNDKSFMITLDHITRKYSDVKSIQCRVAKEKVRFARFRPFPFWKRVHDSFIADER from the coding sequence GTGAAATTTGCGATTTTGTCAAAAGGGGACAGTGCCTCTGACGAATTTCTGTCCAAAATGAAAAATTACTTAACAGAATTTAACCTTGAATTGGATCATGATGAGCCAGATCTTGTCATTTCGATTGGAGGAGACGGTACATTGCTCGAGGCTTTCCATACATATATCCATCGCCTTGAGGAAACAGCATTTATTGGGGTACACACCGGTCACCTTGGATTCTATGCGGACTGGATGCCGAAGGAACTAGAGAAGTTGATCATCGAAATTGCCAGAACTCCGTTCCAGGTTGTTGAGTATCCGCTACTTGAGATCATCATCCGACCAAAAGGCGATCAGCCAGAAGATAAGTACCTCGCATTAAACGAATGTTCTGTGAAAACAGCAGAAGGTTCAGTAGTGCTTGATGTGGAGATTAAGGGAGAGCATTTTGAGACCTTCCGAGGAGACGGCCTTTGCATCTCGACTCCATCTGGAAGTACAGCGTATAATAAAGCGCTTGGGGGAGCGATTATTCATCCTTCGCTTGAAGCGATCCAGATTGCTGAAATGGCCTCCATTAATAACCGCGTCTTCCGTACGATTGGCTCTCCGCTAATCTTACCGAAGCATCATACGGCAATGCTGAAGCCTCAAAATGATAAGAGCTTTATGATTACCCTTGACCATATTACACGGAAGTATTCGGATGTGAAATCCATTCAGTGCCGTGTAGCTAAAGAGAAAGTCCGGTTTGCTCGCTTCCGTCCCTTCCCGTTCTGGAAACGCGTCCATGACTCCTTTATAGCAGACGAACGATAA
- a CDS encoding FtsW/RodA/SpoVE family cell cycle protein, producing MNNNQGLKIDFSLIMILIAIAAVSCFTLYTIQPTLPAKYDYVNFFTQQLQWYALGTIVICVVMLFDYDRFRQFAWVLYGFGVLMLLMVELNIPPGLVYENNGARSWFMIAGKTIQPGEFMKVFLIILQSHLIVRHNEKRPTDRSVKYDLWLLVKIVGVALPPMALIAKQPDLGTFLVLSAITAALILVSGIRWRILLSIVGIISMVALVLVGLFQFFPVAMEKLLVESDFGHVTGRFYGWLQPEEYEDYGYQLVRAMMAIGSGQLMGKGISEMQVYIPERHTDMIFTAIAEQFGFIGSSVVVTLFFLLIYRMITTALESNEPFGSYLTVGLIGMFTFQIFQNIGMSIQLLPITGLPLPFISYGGSSLITYMLAIGLVLNVRSRTKTYMFDS from the coding sequence ATGAACAACAATCAAGGTCTTAAGATAGACTTTTCACTCATCATGATTTTAATCGCGATCGCTGCTGTTAGTTGCTTTACGCTCTACACCATCCAGCCGACGCTTCCTGCTAAGTATGACTACGTCAATTTCTTTACCCAACAGCTTCAATGGTATGCACTTGGAACCATTGTAATCTGTGTGGTTATGCTATTTGATTATGACCGTTTCCGACAATTTGCCTGGGTTTTATACGGCTTTGGGGTGCTTATGTTATTAATGGTGGAATTAAATATTCCCCCAGGCCTTGTTTATGAGAACAACGGGGCCAGGAGCTGGTTTATGATCGCCGGCAAAACGATCCAACCTGGTGAATTTATGAAAGTGTTTCTCATCATTTTGCAAAGTCACCTGATTGTCCGGCACAACGAGAAGCGCCCAACAGACCGGAGCGTGAAATACGATCTATGGCTTCTTGTCAAAATCGTCGGCGTCGCTCTGCCTCCAATGGCCTTAATTGCCAAGCAGCCTGACTTAGGGACGTTCCTTGTGTTATCGGCGATCACAGCCGCCCTTATTCTGGTCTCAGGAATCCGCTGGCGCATCCTTTTAAGCATTGTTGGGATTATTAGTATGGTCGCTCTTGTCCTTGTTGGCCTCTTTCAATTTTTCCCCGTTGCGATGGAAAAGTTACTCGTGGAATCCGACTTCGGTCACGTAACTGGACGCTTCTACGGCTGGCTACAGCCTGAAGAATATGAAGATTACGGCTACCAGCTCGTCCGTGCGATGATGGCGATCGGATCAGGTCAGTTAATGGGGAAAGGGATTTCTGAGATGCAAGTCTATATCCCAGAACGCCATACGGATATGATCTTTACCGCTATTGCTGAACAATTTGGTTTTATAGGATCTAGTGTTGTCGTTACGCTTTTCTTCCTATTAATTTACCGTATGATTACAACAGCGCTTGAGAGCAATGAACCGTTCGGTAGTTACCTGACTGTTGGGCTGATTGGAATGTTTACGTTCCAGATCTTCCAAAACATCGGCATGTCGATTCAGCTTCTGCCGATTACAGGGTTGCCGCTTCCGTTTATCAGTTACGGTGGTAGTTCCTTGATTACCTACATGCTGGCGATTGGTCTTGTGCTTAATGTTCGGTCCCGGACGAAAACGTATATGTTTGATTCGTAA
- a CDS encoding CYTH domain-containing protein, with translation MSQEIEIEFKNLLKEEEYEALVSALAFSTEDRFTQTNYYFETDQFDLRDKLAALRIRKKGDTWTATLKEPHVDGLLETHDTLTEEEAYQWMNEAPVTAPNIENQLAALGIPFSNLSFKGALTTERMEKEYKDTLVVLDRSHYNNVTDYELELEAKEANHGKEIFEQLLQQHNIPSRDTPNKIQRFFQSLL, from the coding sequence ATGTCACAAGAAATCGAAATCGAATTTAAAAATTTGCTTAAAGAAGAGGAATATGAAGCTCTCGTAAGTGCTTTAGCCTTTTCAACTGAAGATCGCTTCACTCAAACCAATTACTACTTTGAAACGGATCAATTTGATCTGAGAGATAAGCTTGCAGCCCTTCGCATTCGCAAAAAAGGTGATACATGGACGGCCACTTTAAAAGAACCACATGTTGACGGCCTCCTCGAAACGCATGATACCCTGACTGAAGAAGAAGCGTATCAGTGGATGAATGAAGCACCTGTTACCGCTCCAAATATCGAGAATCAGCTAGCAGCACTCGGCATTCCATTTTCAAACTTAAGCTTTAAGGGTGCTCTTACAACAGAACGCATGGAAAAAGAGTACAAGGATACACTTGTTGTGCTCGACCGCAGCCATTACAACAACGTCACCGATTATGAATTAGAGCTTGAAGCAAAGGAAGCGAATCACGGTAAAGAAATATTTGAGCAGCTTTTACAACAGCACAACATCCCATCACGAGACACTCCTAACAAAATTCAACGTTTTTTCCAATCTCTACTATAA
- a CDS encoding ClpXP adapter SpxH family protein gives MSFKATGEHNNMNQTSQSQYGFVDLLKKPVEIYVFIDPLCPQCWSLEPFLKKLTLEYGRYFTIRPIISGKLTSLNAEAFQKPEDLAKVWEKVASRTGMSCDGDLWFENPVSSPWMAALSIKAAELQGKKAGMRFLRKIQENLFLNKQNISNEEVLLRCAKESNLDVEEFKEDLHSDSAKRALQCDLKLTREMEVEEIPAIVLFNQQEEEEGIKITGLYPYNVYVNVLQEMMQKEPQAAIKPSLEEFLEYYRFVGTQEISVVFDWSESKTECEMKKLQLKQKVEKHPVKYGTFWRYVT, from the coding sequence GTGAGTTTTAAGGCAACTGGGGAACACAACAACATGAACCAAACATCACAATCCCAGTATGGTTTTGTCGACCTTTTAAAGAAGCCTGTTGAGATCTATGTATTTATAGATCCTTTATGCCCTCAATGCTGGTCTTTAGAGCCATTTCTGAAAAAACTTACGCTTGAATACGGGAGATACTTTACCATTCGACCTATTATCAGTGGAAAACTAACCTCCCTGAATGCAGAAGCCTTTCAAAAACCTGAAGACCTGGCAAAAGTATGGGAAAAGGTCGCGTCTAGAACTGGGATGAGCTGCGACGGTGATTTATGGTTCGAAAACCCTGTCTCCTCCCCTTGGATGGCCGCTTTATCCATTAAAGCTGCTGAACTTCAAGGAAAGAAAGCAGGCATGCGTTTCTTACGCAAAATACAAGAAAACTTATTCCTAAATAAACAAAACATTTCTAACGAAGAAGTTTTACTCCGCTGTGCAAAAGAGAGTAACCTTGATGTTGAGGAATTCAAAGAAGACCTTCATTCTGACTCTGCTAAACGCGCACTCCAATGTGACCTTAAGCTCACACGTGAGATGGAGGTCGAAGAAATTCCGGCCATTGTCCTTTTCAACCAGCAAGAGGAAGAAGAAGGCATTAAGATTACTGGGCTTTACCCGTATAACGTCTATGTAAACGTCCTTCAAGAAATGATGCAGAAAGAACCTCAAGCAGCCATAAAACCATCACTTGAGGAGTTCTTAGAATATTACCGCTTCGTCGGTACCCAGGAAATTTCCGTGGTTTTCGACTGGAGCGAATCGAAAACCGAATGCGAGATGAAGAAACTCCAACTGAAACAAAAAGTCGAAAAGCACCCTGTAAAATACGGAACGTTTTGGCGCTATGTGACCTAA
- a CDS encoding globin: MNDYPGTLYEAIGGPAAINQLVESFYSRVAEHPNLQPIFPNDLTETIRKQKQFLTQFLGGPAYYTEEHGHPMLRARHLPFEITPTRKDAWLYCMNGALEEAEIEEPYRSAIFERLTHTAHHMMNTPEHGKGEST; encoded by the coding sequence ATGAATGATTACCCAGGTACGCTTTATGAGGCCATAGGTGGTCCTGCTGCTATTAACCAACTTGTAGAATCCTTTTACAGCAGGGTTGCCGAGCATCCGAACTTACAGCCCATATTTCCAAATGATTTAACAGAAACGATTCGTAAACAAAAACAATTTCTAACCCAGTTTCTCGGTGGACCTGCATACTATACAGAAGAACACGGGCACCCTATGCTAAGAGCCCGCCACCTGCCTTTTGAAATTACACCAACACGAAAAGATGCGTGGTTGTATTGTATGAATGGTGCGCTAGAAGAAGCTGAGATCGAAGAACCTTACAGAAGTGCAATCTTTGAACGATTAACGCATACAGCTCATCATATGATGAATACTCCAGAACACGGGAAAGGAGAATCGACGTGA